The genomic stretch CAATACCAACGACCGCAGTGGTAATGGCGATCAGAATCGAAAGCATGGTGCTTGGAATGCTGCCAATGAAGGGTGCGGTTATGGCAAACAACCAGATGAAGAGAATGCAGAAGAACAGTGTACGCTGAATGATGGTGAATCGGGTTTTGACCCCTTTCACTATTTTCTTTTTCTCTTGTCGTTCCTCAGATGCGGTCAGAACATCCGTCGGCATGGCCGCCATGGTTTCCGGATCGTGGAACATGTTTTTTATGCGGTCAACACGCTGACTTTTCAAGGAAGAAACGCGGTGATAGAGCCACCAAAAAGCGAACAGAGCGACAGCGGAAATGCCGATGACATAAAAAATCAGGTCCAAGTCCATACCAATATTCATAGTGTACCCTTTGGCTACTATACTGTCACCGAAACGGCGCCAACTGTCCGTACTCTTTCGGACAACGCCCAGCCTATCCTTCCTGCGTTGGTCAAAACGGGGACCACTGTATCGAAATCATTACACATTGTCAGCGCATGATTGACGATTATTTTCTATGCGATTGTATCGGCCAACTGGATAATGCCTTCCTCGTGACAACGAAGGAAACGCACAGTGATATAGTCTTCACTCTCGCGTATGAGGCGTGAACGGCAGATGTATCGAACGGTCAGAAGAATATTTCCTGATTCGACACCTATATACACCTTGGGGCGGAGAGTGGTAAAATACACGTTTTTCTGCTCAAACGTGGCCTTTACCCGCTCAAGATCGACACGGCTGCTTTCGAGGTACTCTTCAACGATTGCCAGCAGGCGTTCCCTGCCCTTTTCCCAGTCGGACTTGCGCGTCACCAGGAATTTTACCTCGTTCCAGACGTAACCAGACCCGCGCGTGGCATTGATGATAGGCACCGTCATGACAAGGGAGTTGGGTATTTTGATGAGCCTTCCGGTGCTGTGCCCGGTGGAAGCGGCACTCCCCGACTCAAGGAGCGTGAAATAAAACAATCCCTTATCAATCACATCTCCAGTGTGATCGTTCATCTGCACCCTGTCGCCAATGGCAAACAGTTCACGCCAGAAAATGACAAACGAACCAAGGAAATTCAGAATCATCTCTTTGGAAACAATGGTCAGGGCAGCCGCGACAATGGTCAAGGCCGTCAACATCGGCCCGATCCCTTCCAGCCAGATGATGATCATGGAAACGCCGAAAAGGAAAAAACCGGTATATTTGATGATGAAAGGCGCTTCGGAAGTCCGCTTTCCCCTTTTACGGGTAAGCAGCATGGCCACTCGACTGAGCAAGAAAACGATCACCACGACGATGACGCTCTTCAACGCTTTAACAAAATATGGATTAGCCAGTAGTTCTTGCATGGTCACTCCGGAGATTCTTGCGTGGACAAGATGATATCATCAATATATTTTGATTTTGAATCAAGAAGTTATTCCAAAATACGGAAGGTAGCCATGTTCGACTTTCTACAATGGACAGGTTTCAAACGGGACGTTCCTCCGGGAACATTGATATATGCTGGAGAGGAAAAAAACTTTTCTCCAAGTATATCCGGCTATGCCTATGATGAGCAGGGTATGGTGGAACTGTCGATAGAAAATACGGAAGATATCGAGACCCAGCCAGGACGAACGCTCTTTATCCACGTGCAGGGCGTGCATAAACCGGCCTTGATCAAGGAGTTCGGACACGCATTCCAGTTCCCTCCCCTTGCACTGGAGGATGTCATGAATACCGGCCAGCGCCCCAAGCAGGACTGGCTGGATGACGAAACCGGTTTTATCGTGGTCAAGAACGTGAGTATCGAAGACGATGAACTTCACAATGAGCAGGTAAGCCTGTTCTGGCGTGATGATTTTGTCATTGTCTTTTCGGAAAATCAGACAGACATGTTCGATGGCATTCTCAGCCGTATACGCAAAGGCAAAGGACGCATCCGCAAAGGCGGCACCACCTATCTGGTGACAGCCATTCTTGATGCCATAGTCGACAAGCATCTTTCAGCACTTGGTAAACTCGGAGAGGCTGCCGAGCGACTCGAAGCCGACCTTCTGGAAAAGACAACCGACGACCTGCTCAACCAGTTGTACCGAATCAAACGCGAAACCATTCTGCTCCGCAACACACTCGTCCCCGTGCAGGACATCTTCAAAAAGTTATTGGCGGAAGAATCGGAAACAAACGAGATAACTCTGGCGTATCTCCGAGATGTCGCAGACCATCATATGCAGGCCGTAGAAGGCACTGTGGCCCTGCATGACATACTCAAATCCATGATCGACTATCAGATTTCGCTGATCGGCATCCGTACCAACAGCGTGATGCAGTTTCTCACCATCATAGCGACCATATTCATTCCACTGACCTTCATAGCCGGCATATATGGCATGAACTTCCAATACATGCCCGAGTTGCAATGGCGATACGGCTACTTCATCTGCATAGCGGTCATGGCAGTGCTCGGAATTTCCATGTTCATTTATTTCATCAGGAAAAAGATGTTGTAACGATAAAAAAAAGACCTGCCGAGTGGCAGGTCTTGCGATTGCGATGCGATTGTATGCTGTTCATTAATTGAACATTTTCTTGGCTGCATCAGTTGCTTCTTCAGCAGCTTCATCAATTTGTTTGCCAGCCTTTTCCATGGGGCCTTCTTCCTGACAACCAAAAGCAGGAAGCATCATGGCCAACAGGCAGGAAACTACCAATATTTTTTTCCAGAATTTCATCTAATCATCCTTCAATTTCTTACAGCTATTAATGATATACTACTACAAATCAACGATCAGGGCCACCATGTATCGTAAAAATCAAAAAGCTTCAAAGTCGGGATATTTGTACCCCCACTTATCGTAGATGGGCTTGAGCTCCCCTCGTTTGTGAAGGGTGTATATGCCTTTAGCATACACTTCCTGCAGGCGCTTGCCCCGAGCAGAAGTATTGAACAAAGGGAAGTAAGAGCGACTGCCCACCTTGTTGATAGCGTACTCTTCTGGCTGAAATGATATTGTACTACTCTTCATGGACTGCCTGATGAGCGTCATGTCATCAACGTAAAAATCCGACCGATCCCAGACAATTATCTTCAATGCCTGCTCCCCTGTCTGAACATCCTTCACAGTCACGGGGACATTAAAATTCTCATGATCGTAATACGTGGCCTGACTCAGCACTTCCCTGTCCCGCAGCGTTTCCACGCCACGCCAGGGACCAATGCGTTCTTTTTTGTAAAAGACATAAAAATCGTTCTGGTACATGGGGTATCGCCCCATAACCAGGGAAGGATACGGCTTGTCATCACACATCATGATGTCGGCCTGATTGTCGGCAACCAACTTTTCCGACCGGCCGGATTTCGAGTACAGGTGTTCAACGGTTATCCCGTGGAGGGAAAACACTTTTTGCATTATTTCATGGTAGAGACCGGTGCCATCCCGATTGGTGAACGTATCCCAGGAGGGACTGGTGGTGACGACCTTCTTGATATTTACATCATGCGCATGGGCTGAGGCGCCAAACAAAAGAACAAACCCACATAGAATACTTAAAGTCAGCCTGTTCGCTAACAAGAATATAATCTTCATATATCCGCCTGCATCGGATTCTTTTAATACGTATCA from Pseudodesulfovibrio profundus encodes the following:
- a CDS encoding mechanosensitive ion channel family protein, whose amino-acid sequence is MQELLANPYFVKALKSVIVVVIVFLLSRVAMLLTRKRGKRTSEAPFIIKYTGFFLFGVSMIIIWLEGIGPMLTALTIVAAALTIVSKEMILNFLGSFVIFWRELFAIGDRVQMNDHTGDVIDKGLFYFTLLESGSAASTGHSTGRLIKIPNSLVMTVPIINATRGSGYVWNEVKFLVTRKSDWEKGRERLLAIVEEYLESSRVDLERVKATFEQKNVYFTTLRPKVYIGVESGNILLTVRYICRSRLIRESEDYITVRFLRCHEEGIIQLADTIA
- the corA gene encoding magnesium/cobalt transporter CorA; this encodes MFDFLQWTGFKRDVPPGTLIYAGEEKNFSPSISGYAYDEQGMVELSIENTEDIETQPGRTLFIHVQGVHKPALIKEFGHAFQFPPLALEDVMNTGQRPKQDWLDDETGFIVVKNVSIEDDELHNEQVSLFWRDDFVIVFSENQTDMFDGILSRIRKGKGRIRKGGTTYLVTAILDAIVDKHLSALGKLGEAAERLEADLLEKTTDDLLNQLYRIKRETILLRNTLVPVQDIFKKLLAEESETNEITLAYLRDVADHHMQAVEGTVALHDILKSMIDYQISLIGIRTNSVMQFLTIIATIFIPLTFIAGIYGMNFQYMPELQWRYGYFICIAVMAVLGISMFIYFIRKKML
- a CDS encoding ABC transporter substrate-binding protein: MKIIFLLANRLTLSILCGFVLLFGASAHAHDVNIKKVVTTSPSWDTFTNRDGTGLYHEIMQKVFSLHGITVEHLYSKSGRSEKLVADNQADIMMCDDKPYPSLVMGRYPMYQNDFYVFYKKERIGPWRGVETLRDREVLSQATYYDHENFNVPVTVKDVQTGEQALKIIVWDRSDFYVDDMTLIRQSMKSSTISFQPEEYAINKVGSRSYFPLFNTSARGKRLQEVYAKGIYTLHKRGELKPIYDKWGYKYPDFEAF